The Pocillopora verrucosa isolate sample1 chromosome 14, ASM3666991v2, whole genome shotgun sequence genome has a segment encoding these proteins:
- the LOC131787162 gene encoding signal peptide, CUB and EGF-like domain-containing protein 3 isoform X1: MFRPCLIFLSIVVTWALDCNKPVGIGDGTLSDSAMTANSEINKWHGAREGRLNNYKGKPGNPGIGAWCADKKDSNQHRYIQFDLGSVRKIGKIATQGRNTSSFQYVKSYRILYSESGNAFSGIRDINLNEVVFAGNTDKNSIVTNDIPSAGRNIKARYIQVIPVDFRANICMRFELYECVESVPTTSAPPPATTSPPVACPDGYRLGADNRTCEDIDECAEQSSKCNQYCHNTNGSYDCSCQQGFKLDTDQRTCIDINECSESNGGCSQLCENTAGTFNCKCRDGFRLQNDGKTCKDIDECAESIDLCTQNCHNTEGSYTCSCNAGYRLASNKYTCENIDECQEGTSGCNQICTDTLGSFKCSCRTGYKLKSDMKTCEDIDECLDSNGGCSDTCQNLVGSYICTCPNGYQLDGTGKKCIDRNECALANGGCQHTCENSVGSFSCSCNDGYKLNSDGLTCSDIDECSDGSAQCDPKSTTCNNLIPDYECKCKPGYIVISNDKYKCKAPTCPALVQSMGTTVFPSTCLQDQVMEAGDLCKFSCTDGFELPDNEDTLICLATGNWNASIINCKRVSCPKLVAPANGKLNPDTCASEGGHYQGKCGYVCNSGYTLSGVQIKNCLSSGQWDSQEEPTCTQSYQDPYITCPDNVQVDLSPGANEADVSALLQDPTSNQPPSRITITPAEYFKDKMFPAGTTFLNYVATNEVGKTAQCQTVIIVVDKEPPKTDNCPDSIYETTTSNSKAISWTPPKFTDNVAVVKVASDKNPGNTFSLGSTNVKYEATDAASNRGTCTFVVHLKKIGCTQPKNPDNAKLNCFGSFCTIQCDPNKKLFKMAFYVSCSTTTLTWDEIPDCVDYAQPDAEGSCSSGFVKQGAINGAIPESICVKCPRGYFYDTNTKTCEPCQIGYISKAEGSMQCEACPANSSTLEVGSKVCTAQCYAGHFSNSGFDLQADLEPCEPCQASYYQPEVGKKSCEKCPNGTTTLGTGSTSVASCGGPPKITRFEPNPTNATERFPTQFECYGEGLPLPSFKITKVKPAPDGFGGPFTQEYIKGPDGNQIGIRHIISKVTEHDAGAYECKLENRFGADQKYLSVNVKLNFDVGKRRRRRRRRQQILHSA, from the exons ATGTTTCGTCCATGCCTCATCTTCCTAAGCATCGTTGTAACCTGGGCTCTAG ATTGCAATAAACCAGTTGGTATTGGAGATGGAACACTCTCAGATTCAGCGATGACTGCAAATTCCGAGATCAATAA ATGGCATGGAGCTAGGGAAGGAAGGTTAAATAACTATAAAGGAAAACCAGGAAACCCAGGGATTGGCGCTTGGTGTGCGGACAAAAAGGATTCTAACCAACATCGTTATATCCAG TTCGACTTGGGTTCCGTGCGTAAAATTGGAAAGATCGCCACTCAGGGTCGTAACACGTCATCGTTCCAATACGTTAAAAGTTACAGAATACTTTACAGCGAGTCTGGCAACGCATTCTCGGGAATAAGAGATATAAATCTGAACGAAGTG GTATTTGCTGGCAACACAGACAAAAATTCAATTGTGACGAATGATATACCTAGTGCTGGAAGAAATATTAAGGCCAGGTACATTCAAGTGATTCCCGTTGACTTCAGGGCTAACATTTGCATGCGTTTTGAGCTCTACGAGTGTGTGG AGTCGGTGCCCACAACTTCTGCTCCCCCACCAG CCACGACTAGTCCTCCAGTTG CTTGTCCTGATGGATACCGCTTGGGAGCAGATAATAGGACGTGTGAAG ACATTGACGAATGTGCTGAGCAATCAAGTAAATGTAATCAGTACTGTCACAACACAAATGGTAGCTATGACTGCAGCTGCCAACAGGGATTCAAACTTGACACGGACCAGCGAACGTGTATAG ACATCAACGAATGCTCAGAAAGTAATGGCGGCTGCAGTCAGCTGTGTGAAAACACGGCTGGAACCTTTAATTGTAAGTGCCGTGATGGCTTCAGATTGCAAAATGACGGGAAGACATGCAAAG ACATCGACGAATGTGCAGAAAGCATTGATTTGTGTACTCAGAACTGTCATAATACTGAGGGAAGTTATACCTGCAGCTGTAACGCTGGATACAGACTCGCCTCGAACAAGTACACTTGCGAAA ACATCGATGAGTGCCAGGAAGGTACTTCTGGATGCAACCAGATCTGCACAGATACCCTAGGAAGCTTCAAATGTAGCTGTAGGACCGGTTACAAACTGAAGTCAGACATGAAGACTTGTGAAG ATATAGATGAGTGTCTGGACAGTAATGGGGGATGCAGTGACACTTGTCAAAATTTGGTGGGTTCGTACATTTGCACCTGTCCTAACGGCTACCAACTTGATGGAACTGGAAAGAAATGCATTG ACAGAAATGAGTGCGCTCTTGCAAACGGTGGATGTCAACACACCTGTGAGAACAGTGTTGGTAGCTTCTCATGCTCCTGTAACGATGGGTATAAACTCAATTCTGATGGCTTAACTTGCTCAG ACATCGATGAATGCTCAGATGGTTCAGCACAGTGTGACCCAAAAAGCACCACTTGTAATAACCTTATACCTGACTATGAATGCAAGTGTAAACCAGGATACATTGTGATAAGCAATGATAAATACAAGTGCAAAG CTCCAACTTGCCCAGCACTTGTCCAATCAATGGGAACCACCGTTTTTCCATCAACTTGCCTACAAGATCAGGTCATGGAGGCCGGCGATTTGTGTAAATTCAGCTGCACCGACGGATTCGAGCTGCCAGATAACGAAGATACCCTCATCTGCCTAGCTACCGGAAACTGGAATGCATCAATAATAAACTGCAAAA GAGTAAGCTGTCCTAAGCTGGTTGCTCCCGCAAATGGAAAGCTGAATCCAGATACTTGTGCTTCTGAAGGAGGCCATTATCAAGGAAAGTGCGGGTACGTTTGTAACAGTGGCTATACCTTGTCAGGGGTTCAGATCAAGAATTGCCTGAGCAGTGGACAATGGGACAGCCAGGAAGAACCAACATGCACTCAAA GCTATCAGGATCCTTATATAACATGTCCAGATAACGTGCAAGTTGATCTTTCTCCTGGTGCCAATGAAGCAGACGTTTCGGCCTTGCTCCAGGATCCCACGTCCAATCAACCACCTTCCAGAATAACAATCACACCGGCAGAGTACTTCAAAGACAAAATGTTTCCAGCCGGCACAACGTTTTTGAATTACGTGGCAACAAACGAAGTCGGAAAAACAGCCCAGTGTCAGACTGTGATCATCGTCGTCG ACAAAGAACCTCCAAAAACAGACAATTGCCCAGACAGTATATATGAAACCACAACGAGTAACAGCAAAGCTATAAGTTGGACCCCACCAAAATTTACCGACAATGTCGCAGTTGTGAAAGTGGCTTCTGATAAGAACCCAGGAAACACTTTTTCCCTCGGCTCTACAAATGTGAAATACGAAGCCACAGATGCTGCGAGTAACAGAGGAACTTGCACGTTTGTAGTCCATCTTAAAA AAATCGGATGCACACAGCCTAAAAACCCAGATAACGCTAAGCTGAACTGTTTTGGTAGCTTCTGTACCATCCAATGTGACCCAAAtaagaaacttttcaaaatggcTTTTTACGTATCGTGTTCAACCACGACGTTGACGTGGGATGAAATCCCTGACTGCGTAG ATTACGCACAGCCGGATGCCGAAGGTTCCTGTTCTAGCGGCTTTGTAAAACAAGGAGCAATAAATGGTGCAATCCCAGAATCCATCTGTG TGAAATGCCCGAGAGGTTACTTCTACGATACTAATACAAAAACGTGCGAGCCATGTCAAATCGGCTACATAAGTAAAGCGGAAGGCTCAATGCAGTGCGAAGCATGTCCGGCAAACAGTTCAACTTTAGAAGTTGGATCCAAAGTTTGCACAG CTCAGTGTTACGCTGGTCATTTCTCCAACTCAGGGTTTGATCTGCAAGCAGATCTTGAACCCTGCGAGCCCTGTCAAGCTTCCTATTACCAACCTGAAGTTGGCAAAAAAAGTTGTGAGAAGTGCCCTAATGGTACCACCACCCTCGGCACGGGATCAACATCTGTCGCTTCCTGTGGAG GACCACCGAAGATCACACGATTCGAACCTAACCCTACCAATGCAACCGAAAGATTTCCGACCCAGTTTGAATGCTACGGAGAAGGATTACCTCTGCCTTCTTTTAAGATCACCAAGGTTAAACCGGCACCAG aTGGTTTTGGAGGCCCGTTTACTCAGGAGTACATCAAAGGTCCGGATGGCAACCAGATTGGTATTCGTCACATCATCAGCAAGGTTACTGAGCACGATGCTGGCGCTTACGAGTGCAAACTGGAGAATAGGTTTGGCGCTGATCAGAAGTACCTGTCTGTGAATGTTAAACTCAACTTCGATGTTG gaaAGCGCCgccgtcgtcgtcgtcgtcgtcaaCAAATATTACACTCTGcttga
- the LOC131787162 gene encoding signal peptide, CUB and EGF-like domain-containing protein 3 isoform X2, with product MFRPCLIFLSIVVTWALDCNKPVGIGDGTLSDSAMTANSEINKWHGAREGRLNNYKGKPGNPGIGAWCADKKDSNQHRYIQFDLGSVRKIGKIATQGRNTSSFQYVKSYRILYSESGNAFSGIRDINLNEVVFAGNTDKNSIVTNDIPSAGRNIKARYIQVIPVDFRANICMRFELYECVESVPTTSAPPPACPDGYRLGADNRTCEDIDECAEQSSKCNQYCHNTNGSYDCSCQQGFKLDTDQRTCIDINECSESNGGCSQLCENTAGTFNCKCRDGFRLQNDGKTCKDIDECAESIDLCTQNCHNTEGSYTCSCNAGYRLASNKYTCENIDECQEGTSGCNQICTDTLGSFKCSCRTGYKLKSDMKTCEDIDECLDSNGGCSDTCQNLVGSYICTCPNGYQLDGTGKKCIDRNECALANGGCQHTCENSVGSFSCSCNDGYKLNSDGLTCSDIDECSDGSAQCDPKSTTCNNLIPDYECKCKPGYIVISNDKYKCKAPTCPALVQSMGTTVFPSTCLQDQVMEAGDLCKFSCTDGFELPDNEDTLICLATGNWNASIINCKRVSCPKLVAPANGKLNPDTCASEGGHYQGKCGYVCNSGYTLSGVQIKNCLSSGQWDSQEEPTCTQSYQDPYITCPDNVQVDLSPGANEADVSALLQDPTSNQPPSRITITPAEYFKDKMFPAGTTFLNYVATNEVGKTAQCQTVIIVVDKEPPKTDNCPDSIYETTTSNSKAISWTPPKFTDNVAVVKVASDKNPGNTFSLGSTNVKYEATDAASNRGTCTFVVHLKKIGCTQPKNPDNAKLNCFGSFCTIQCDPNKKLFKMAFYVSCSTTTLTWDEIPDCVDYAQPDAEGSCSSGFVKQGAINGAIPESICVKCPRGYFYDTNTKTCEPCQIGYISKAEGSMQCEACPANSSTLEVGSKVCTAQCYAGHFSNSGFDLQADLEPCEPCQASYYQPEVGKKSCEKCPNGTTTLGTGSTSVASCGGPPKITRFEPNPTNATERFPTQFECYGEGLPLPSFKITKVKPAPDGFGGPFTQEYIKGPDGNQIGIRHIISKVTEHDAGAYECKLENRFGADQKYLSVNVKLNFDVGKRRRRRRRRQQILHSA from the exons ATGTTTCGTCCATGCCTCATCTTCCTAAGCATCGTTGTAACCTGGGCTCTAG ATTGCAATAAACCAGTTGGTATTGGAGATGGAACACTCTCAGATTCAGCGATGACTGCAAATTCCGAGATCAATAA ATGGCATGGAGCTAGGGAAGGAAGGTTAAATAACTATAAAGGAAAACCAGGAAACCCAGGGATTGGCGCTTGGTGTGCGGACAAAAAGGATTCTAACCAACATCGTTATATCCAG TTCGACTTGGGTTCCGTGCGTAAAATTGGAAAGATCGCCACTCAGGGTCGTAACACGTCATCGTTCCAATACGTTAAAAGTTACAGAATACTTTACAGCGAGTCTGGCAACGCATTCTCGGGAATAAGAGATATAAATCTGAACGAAGTG GTATTTGCTGGCAACACAGACAAAAATTCAATTGTGACGAATGATATACCTAGTGCTGGAAGAAATATTAAGGCCAGGTACATTCAAGTGATTCCCGTTGACTTCAGGGCTAACATTTGCATGCGTTTTGAGCTCTACGAGTGTGTGG AGTCGGTGCCCACAACTTCTGCTCCCCCACCAG CTTGTCCTGATGGATACCGCTTGGGAGCAGATAATAGGACGTGTGAAG ACATTGACGAATGTGCTGAGCAATCAAGTAAATGTAATCAGTACTGTCACAACACAAATGGTAGCTATGACTGCAGCTGCCAACAGGGATTCAAACTTGACACGGACCAGCGAACGTGTATAG ACATCAACGAATGCTCAGAAAGTAATGGCGGCTGCAGTCAGCTGTGTGAAAACACGGCTGGAACCTTTAATTGTAAGTGCCGTGATGGCTTCAGATTGCAAAATGACGGGAAGACATGCAAAG ACATCGACGAATGTGCAGAAAGCATTGATTTGTGTACTCAGAACTGTCATAATACTGAGGGAAGTTATACCTGCAGCTGTAACGCTGGATACAGACTCGCCTCGAACAAGTACACTTGCGAAA ACATCGATGAGTGCCAGGAAGGTACTTCTGGATGCAACCAGATCTGCACAGATACCCTAGGAAGCTTCAAATGTAGCTGTAGGACCGGTTACAAACTGAAGTCAGACATGAAGACTTGTGAAG ATATAGATGAGTGTCTGGACAGTAATGGGGGATGCAGTGACACTTGTCAAAATTTGGTGGGTTCGTACATTTGCACCTGTCCTAACGGCTACCAACTTGATGGAACTGGAAAGAAATGCATTG ACAGAAATGAGTGCGCTCTTGCAAACGGTGGATGTCAACACACCTGTGAGAACAGTGTTGGTAGCTTCTCATGCTCCTGTAACGATGGGTATAAACTCAATTCTGATGGCTTAACTTGCTCAG ACATCGATGAATGCTCAGATGGTTCAGCACAGTGTGACCCAAAAAGCACCACTTGTAATAACCTTATACCTGACTATGAATGCAAGTGTAAACCAGGATACATTGTGATAAGCAATGATAAATACAAGTGCAAAG CTCCAACTTGCCCAGCACTTGTCCAATCAATGGGAACCACCGTTTTTCCATCAACTTGCCTACAAGATCAGGTCATGGAGGCCGGCGATTTGTGTAAATTCAGCTGCACCGACGGATTCGAGCTGCCAGATAACGAAGATACCCTCATCTGCCTAGCTACCGGAAACTGGAATGCATCAATAATAAACTGCAAAA GAGTAAGCTGTCCTAAGCTGGTTGCTCCCGCAAATGGAAAGCTGAATCCAGATACTTGTGCTTCTGAAGGAGGCCATTATCAAGGAAAGTGCGGGTACGTTTGTAACAGTGGCTATACCTTGTCAGGGGTTCAGATCAAGAATTGCCTGAGCAGTGGACAATGGGACAGCCAGGAAGAACCAACATGCACTCAAA GCTATCAGGATCCTTATATAACATGTCCAGATAACGTGCAAGTTGATCTTTCTCCTGGTGCCAATGAAGCAGACGTTTCGGCCTTGCTCCAGGATCCCACGTCCAATCAACCACCTTCCAGAATAACAATCACACCGGCAGAGTACTTCAAAGACAAAATGTTTCCAGCCGGCACAACGTTTTTGAATTACGTGGCAACAAACGAAGTCGGAAAAACAGCCCAGTGTCAGACTGTGATCATCGTCGTCG ACAAAGAACCTCCAAAAACAGACAATTGCCCAGACAGTATATATGAAACCACAACGAGTAACAGCAAAGCTATAAGTTGGACCCCACCAAAATTTACCGACAATGTCGCAGTTGTGAAAGTGGCTTCTGATAAGAACCCAGGAAACACTTTTTCCCTCGGCTCTACAAATGTGAAATACGAAGCCACAGATGCTGCGAGTAACAGAGGAACTTGCACGTTTGTAGTCCATCTTAAAA AAATCGGATGCACACAGCCTAAAAACCCAGATAACGCTAAGCTGAACTGTTTTGGTAGCTTCTGTACCATCCAATGTGACCCAAAtaagaaacttttcaaaatggcTTTTTACGTATCGTGTTCAACCACGACGTTGACGTGGGATGAAATCCCTGACTGCGTAG ATTACGCACAGCCGGATGCCGAAGGTTCCTGTTCTAGCGGCTTTGTAAAACAAGGAGCAATAAATGGTGCAATCCCAGAATCCATCTGTG TGAAATGCCCGAGAGGTTACTTCTACGATACTAATACAAAAACGTGCGAGCCATGTCAAATCGGCTACATAAGTAAAGCGGAAGGCTCAATGCAGTGCGAAGCATGTCCGGCAAACAGTTCAACTTTAGAAGTTGGATCCAAAGTTTGCACAG CTCAGTGTTACGCTGGTCATTTCTCCAACTCAGGGTTTGATCTGCAAGCAGATCTTGAACCCTGCGAGCCCTGTCAAGCTTCCTATTACCAACCTGAAGTTGGCAAAAAAAGTTGTGAGAAGTGCCCTAATGGTACCACCACCCTCGGCACGGGATCAACATCTGTCGCTTCCTGTGGAG GACCACCGAAGATCACACGATTCGAACCTAACCCTACCAATGCAACCGAAAGATTTCCGACCCAGTTTGAATGCTACGGAGAAGGATTACCTCTGCCTTCTTTTAAGATCACCAAGGTTAAACCGGCACCAG aTGGTTTTGGAGGCCCGTTTACTCAGGAGTACATCAAAGGTCCGGATGGCAACCAGATTGGTATTCGTCACATCATCAGCAAGGTTACTGAGCACGATGCTGGCGCTTACGAGTGCAAACTGGAGAATAGGTTTGGCGCTGATCAGAAGTACCTGTCTGTGAATGTTAAACTCAACTTCGATGTTG gaaAGCGCCgccgtcgtcgtcgtcgtcgtcaaCAAATATTACACTCTGcttga
- the LOC131787179 gene encoding olfactomedin-like protein 2A has protein sequence MALFLFLSALLLLCESSHETSAHECKTGAEYSVKGMMLKSHIYKTMSVSLGHECLKACYRDVACQSFNYVLSQSTCEFSNRIQEARPEDFVPDPNRYYFKRDRERVPLGSIPELPAESCKEIKASEGGKAFSGKYWLNSVVKDKSVLAYCDMDTEDADECSASVPICAVNASCQNLQGSYSCSCNLGFSGDGKVCTYVDECASNPCTNGGTCVDGINGYTCTCPPNYRGNQCEKVGCALTLKSVGNPVTQHNRSPTQGAWMKDPLGVMGNDTIFVMQSYSSNDNVEEFENLNKFKAGVVRKTYTLPFKWDGTGAVVYGNHLYYNRENSQFIIKYNLLTSNIDNHITLSGYSPRSITYMWGGYSGVDLAVDENGLWVLWGNTGNGSRLSASKIEGDVIVNNYNLATERMNSMGNAFIACGVIYCIDSYNSNPTTINFAYDTKTGNQWNPNIQFTNQYGYNSMVDYNPKEKLLYAWDNHKQLTYSLTWN, from the exons ATGGCGCTATTCCTTTTTCTCTCAGCTCTCCTGTTGCTTTGCGAATCTTCGCATGAGACAAGTGCTCATGAATGTAAGACTGGGGCAGAATATTCCGTCAAGGGCATGATGTTGAAGAGTCACATTTACAAAACGATGAGCGTATCTCTCGGTCATGAGTGCTTAAAGGCCTGTTACAGAGACGTCGCGTGTCAAAGTTTCAATTACGTTCTCTCCCAATCCACCTGTGAGTTCAGCAATAGGATCCAAGAGGCCAGACCTGAGGATTTTGTACCGGATCCCAACAGATACTATTTTAAACGAGATAGAGAACGAG TCCCCTTGGGCTCCATTCCAGAGTTGCCCGCTGAATCATGTAAAGAAATCAAGGCAAGTGAAGGTGGAAAGGCGTTTAGCGGGAAATATTGGCTTAATTCTGTTGTAAAAGATAAATCTGTACTTGCCTACTGCGACATGGACACAGAAG ATGCAGACGAGTGCAGTGCTTCAGTCCCTATCTGTGCCGTCAATGCTTCATGTCAGAATCTTCAAGGCTCGTACAGTTGTTCTTGTAACCTTGGTTTCAGTGGAGATGGAAAAGTCTGTACTT ATGTGGATGAGTGTGCAAGCAACCCTTGCACTAATGGTGGGACATGCGTAGATGGTATCAATGGCTACACCTGTACCTGCCCACCAAATTATCGAGGGAATCAATGTGAAAAAG TTGGCTGTGCTTTGACTTTAAAGAGTGTTGGCAATCCTGTTACTCAACACAATCGATCTCCCACTCAAGGAGCCTGGATGAAAGACCCTCTGGGTGTCATGGGTAACGACACAATATTTGTCATGCAAAGTTATTCCTCAAACGACAACGTTGAGGAATTTGAAAACCTCAACAAGTTCAAAGCAGGAGTGGTCCGCAAGACTTACACTCTGCCCTTCAAATGGGATGGAACAGGGGCAGTGGTGTATGGAAATCACCTCTATTACAATAG GGAAAATAGCCAGTTCATCATAAAGTATAATTTACTCACCAGCAACATCGATAACCATATCACTTTAAGCGGATACTCGCCAAGAAGTATTACCTACATGTGGGGTGGATACAGTGGGGTTGACTTGGCAGTAGACGAAAATGGTTTATGGGTATTGTGGGGCAACACAGGGAATGGCAGTCGACTGTCCGCCTCCAAGATTGAAGGGGATGTCATAGTAAACAACTACAACTTGGCTACAG AACGTATGAACTCGATGGGTAACGCCTTCATAGCTTGTGGAGTGATCTACTGCATCGACAGTTATAATAGCAATCCCACAACCATCAACTTTGCCTATGACACAAAGACTGGTAATCAATGGAACCCCAATATACAGTTCACGAACCAGTATGGATACAATTCTATGGTAGACTACAATCccaaagaaaagcttttgtacGCATGGGACAATCATAAACAGCTCACTTATTCCCTCACTTGGAATTGA